The following coding sequences lie in one Anguilla anguilla isolate fAngAng1 chromosome 14, fAngAng1.pri, whole genome shotgun sequence genomic window:
- the LOC118213470 gene encoding histone-lysine N-methyltransferase NSD3-like, whose amino-acid sequence MDFSFSFMQGIMGNTIQQPPQLIDSANVRQDGGYDAGRGEGGPSAYESALESGFSYPPEDLPGVPNGYPPGAGLYEPQAKYSVYSQFPNGSANGYGAIRGYGDQCLLPGEGTVLRAPVVQEKPPSPALPPPHLPHHQQHLHHPSHQQQLQHHHHHHLFHHPHLHGSLPLPPQQLPPSPHLPAPVLPPPPPLLLASSPSAPAPPPAPPSVLPGGPKKTSSPEIKLKIIKTYRNGRELFESSLCGDLLQEFQASEASRRRHERKKEKRKKEARRGGEPLELERGWEQGLLRAQGGAAEPTVGSGPQEQGGDGAGDQQGPGQEQVALRSPKVEPEELSIQKHFSVAVTSPGLCGDRLVGDLVWAKVGTYPWWPCMVSCDPQLDVHSRINTRGHREYHVQFFGSVAERAWVHEKRVVEYEGRDQFDQLQAETLRRTTNPAERHKLLRPIPQRERAQWEVGVGHAEDAHLMSREGRIESYTFIYVDKEDAPPSGPAKGRAARPARRAWPSRGSRGSRGSQEGEHTAPRRQQPRRQCSTSGGGEQEPGSVSPKQEEEEEEGEEGEEQSTSVLASSPPVEPQPRPQSPPIKTAWKTAAARKLLPLSVTMKRLNVEITKCDWTLYREKAPSSPKPKAPEREGRQADQVRHSPRSCSAKVEGGVREQERVGSPAGRRGDLSSAQHGTGEASSGPSERKPQRRSVRSRSESEKITDPVPKKKLKKEQAETLPLTDLRTGSQKGASEISDSCKPLKKRSRASTDVEPVSSQYRDTSDSDSRGLSDPQVEFEKCSDSPAAADADLSDAQSSDSNLSGQGGCGSRKDTVCQICEAFGDDLVLCEGECNRLFHSACLGLDYSSEEKFTCAECKTGTHACFSCKAADGDVRRCAVGGCGRFYHESCARRHPAATSDPSGLRCPQHSCATCCLERDLHKACKGRMMCCIRCPVAYHTGDGCVAAGSAVISPHVIVCSNHAAAGEDGLPSPPVNVAWCSVCSRGLLVQDRTDIILRSYAYKSHYLLTDSNGAELMKLPMIPSSSSATKKNVEKGGSLLSCSACPASFHPECLSMEMPEGAWLCSECRAGRKPHYKQIVWVKLGNYRWWPAEICNPRLVPYNIQNLKHDFGDFPVFFFGSHDYYWISRGRVFPYVESDRHIANGQIGINKTFKKALEEAAKRFQELKAQRESKEALEQERHHTRKPPPYKFIRSNRPVGPVQVYVADVSEVPRCSCGPADESPCGQDSECLNRMLQYECHPEACPAGARCQNQRFSRRLAPATEVIRTDGRGWGLKTKQDLKKGDFVMEYVGELIDADECRQRLKRSHENRVTDFYMLTLTKDRVIDAGPKGNFSRFMNHSCSPNCETQKWTVSGDVRIGLFAVCDIAAESELTFNYNLDCLGNGRTTCRCGAENCSGFLGVQPKSAVVIEKEEKARNARLKPKKRKVKLESRQTHDYFCFCCSQGGELVMCDKKDCPKAYHLLCLNLTKPPYGRWECPWHQCSVCQRPASAFCEFCPTSFCRDHDLGALVPSALEGRLCCPGHDPLSPLDPGAELAKVRVKEEPLEPEEPEEEEEEGAAE is encoded by the exons ATGgatttctccttctctttcatgCAAGGGATCATGGGAAACACAATTCAGCAACCTCCGCAGCTCATTGACTCGGCCAACGTCCGGCAGGATGGCGGCTACGACgcgggcaggggggaggggggcccctCGGCCTACGAGTCCGCCCTGGAGTCGGGCTTCTCCTACCCCCCCGAGGACCTGCCCGGGGTGCCCAACGGCTACCCGCCGGGCGCTGGCCTCTACGAGCCCCAGGCCAAGTACTCCGTGTACTCCCAGTTCCCCAACGGCTCGGCCAACGGCTACGGCGCCATCCGCGGGTACGGCGACCAGTGCCTGCTGCCGGGGGAGGGCACGGTGCTGAGGGCGCCCGTCGTCCAGGAgaaacccccctccccggccctgccccctccccacctcccccaccaccagcagcacctccaccacccttcccaccagcagcagctgcagcaccaccaccaccaccacctcttccACCATCCGCACCTCCACGgctccctgcctctccctccccagcagctccctccctccccccacctcccggcccccgtcctgccccctcccccgcccctgctcctcgcctcctccccctcggcgccggccccgcccccggccccgccctccgtcCTCCCCGGCGGCCCCAAGAAGACCAGCTCCCCGGAGATCAAGCTGAAGATCATCAAGACGTACCGGAACGGCCGGGAGCTGTTCGAGTCCTCCCTCTGCGGGGACCTCCTGCAGGAGTTCCAGGCCAGCGAGGCCTCCCGCCGCCGCCACGAGCgcaagaaggagaagaggaaaaaggAGGCGCGGCGGGGGGGCGAGCCGCTGGAGCTGGAGCGGGGCTGGGAGCAGGGCCTGCTGCGGGCACAAGGGGGCGCCGCCGAGCCCACGGTGGGCTCGGGCCCCCAGGAGCAGGGGGGCGACGGGGCAGGGGACCAGCAGGGGCCCGGGCAGGAACAGGTGGCCCTCAGGAGCCCCAAAGTGGAGCCTGAGGAGCTGAGT ATTCAGAAGCACTTTTCGGTGGCCGTGACCAGCCCAGGCCTTTGTGGGGACCGCTTGGTGGGAGACCTGGTTTGGGCCAAAGTGGGGACGTACCCGTGGTGGCCCTGCATGGTCTCCTGTGATCCGCAGTTGGACGTCCACAGCAGGATCAACACCCGAG ggcaCCGGGAGTACCACGTGCAGTTTTTTGGGAGCGTGGCGGAGCGCGCCTGGGTCCATGAGAAGCGGGTGGTGGAGTACGAGGGACGCGACCAGTTTGACCAGCTGCAGGCCGAGACGCTGCGCAGGACCACCAACCCTGCGGAGAGACACAAG CTCCTGAGGCCCATCCCCCAGagggagcgcgctcagtgggaGGTGGGCGTCGGCCACGCGGAGGACGCCCACCTGATGAGCAGGGAGGGGCGCATCGAGAGCTACACCTTCATCTACGTGGACAAGGAGGACGCACCCCCGTCGGGCCCCGCCAAGGGGCGGGCCGCCAGGCCGGCGCGGAGGGCGTGGCCTTCCCGGGGGTCCCGCGGGAGCAGGGGCAGCCAGGAGGGCGAACACACGGCGCCGCGGCGACAGCAGCCACGACGACAGTGCAGCACGTCCGGAGGCGGGGAGCAAGAGCCAGGCTCCGTCTCTCCCaaacaggaggaagaggaggaagagggggaagagggggaggagcagagcacCTCTGTCCTCGCCTCCTCCCCGCCCGTGgagccccagccccgcccccagtccCCGCCAATCAAAACCGCCTGGAAGACGGCGGCGGCTCGCAAGCTCCTCCCGCTGTCAGTCACCATGAAGAGGCTGAACGTGGAGATCACCAAGTGCGACTGGACCCTGTACCGGGAGAAGGCCCCCTCCTCGCCCAAACCAAAGGCCCccgagagggaggggaggcaggCCGACCAGGTCCGCCACTCACCCAGG agctgcagtgctaaagtggaggggggtgtgagggagcaggagagggtcGGGTCTCCCGCGGGACGGAGGGGTGACCTGAGCTCGGCACAGCACGGGACGGGCGAGGCCTCGTCAG gtccgtCGGAGCGTAAGCCCCAGCGCAGGTCTGTGAGAAGCCGCTCCGAGTCGGAGAAGATCACGGATCCCGTGCCAaagaagaagctgaagaaggagCAG GCCGAAACTCTTCCACTAACCGACCTGAGGACAGGGTCACAAAAAG GGGCCAGCGAGATCTCCGACTCCTGCAAACCCCTGAAGAAGAGGAGCCGAGCCTCCACCGACGTAGAGCCGGTCAGCTCCCAGTACCGCGACACGTCCGACTCCGACTCCCGGGGTCTCAGTGACCCGCAG gtggagTTTGAGAAGTGCTCGGACAGCCCGGCGGCGGCCGACGCGGACCTCTCCGACGCGCAGTCGTCCGACTCCAACCTGTCCGGCCAGGGAGGCTGCGGGTCCCGGAAGGACACGGTCTGCCAG atctGCGAGGCGTTCGGGGACGACCTggtgctctgtgagggggagtgtAACAGGCTCTTCCATTCCGCCTGTTTGGGGCTGGACTACTCCTCTGAGGAGAAGTTCACCTGCGCTGAATGTAAGACAG gcacgcacgcctGCTTCTCCTGCAAGGCGGCGGACGGCGACGTCAGGAGGTGCGCGGTGGGAGGCTGCGGCCGCTTCTACCACGAGTCCTGCGCCCGCAGGCACCCGGCCGCGACCTCCGACCCCAGCGGCCTCCGCTGCCCCCAGCACAGCTGCGCCACCTGCTGTCTGGAGCGGGACCTGCACAAGGCCTGCAAAG GTCGTATGATGTGCTGTATCCGCTGTCCCGTGGCGTACCACACGGGGGACGGCTGCGTGGCCGCGGGCAGCGCGGTCATCTCCCCGCACGTCATCGTGTGCAGCAACCACGCCGCCGCCGGGGAGGACGGCCTGCCGTCGCCGCCCGTAAACGTGGCCTGGTGTTCCGTGTGCTCCCGAG GGCTGTTAGTGCAAGACCGTACCGACATCATATTACGCTCCTATGCCTACAAGTCCCACTACCTTCTGACCGACTCAAATGGTGCTGAGTTGATGAAATTACCCATGATTCCTTCCTCTTCGTCAGCTACCAAAAAGAATGTTGAGAAAG ggggaAGTCTGCTGTCCTGCTCGGCCTGCCCCGCCTCGTTCCACCCCGAGTGTCTGAGCATGGAGATGCCggagggggcgtggctctgTAGCGAGTGCAGGGCGGGGAGGAAGCCTCATTACAAGCAGATCGTCTGGGTCAAACTGGGCAACTACAG gtgGTGGCCAGCGGAAATCTGTAACCCGCGCCTGGTCCCCTACAACATCCAGAACCTGAAGCACGACTTCGGGGACTTCcccgttttcttttttgggtCCCACGACTACTACTGGATCAGCCGGGGGCGGGTCTTCCCCTACGTGGAGAGTGACAGGCACATCGCCAACGGCCAGATCGGCATCAACAAGACCTTCAAAAAGG ctctggAAGAGGCTGCTAAGAGGTTCCAGGAGCTCAAGGCTCAGAGGGAGAGCAAGGAGGCCCTGGAGCAGGAGCGCCACCACACCCGCAAGCCCCCCCCATACAAGTTCATCAGG tctaacAGGCCGGTGGGCCCGGTGCAGGTGTACGTGGCGGACGTGTCCGAGGTTCCGCGCTGCAGCTGCGGGCCGGCGGACGAGAGCCCGTGCGGGCAGGACTCGGAGTGCCTGAACCGCATGCTGCAGTACGAGTGCCACCCGGAGGCTTGCCCGGCGGGCGCGCGCTGCCAGAACCAGCGCTTCTCCCGCCGCCTCGCCCCCGCCACCGAGGTCATCCGCACCGACGGGCGCGGCTGGGGCCTCAAGACCAAGCAGGACCTGAAGAag GGGGACTTTGTGATGGAGTACGTGGGCGAGCTGATCGACGCGGACGAGTGCAGGCAGCGATTGAAACGCTCCCACGAGAACCGCGTGACCGACTTCTACATGCTGACCCTCACCAAG GACCGGGTGATCGACGCCGGGCCCAAGGGGAACTTCTCGCGCTTcatgaaccacagctgcagccccAACTGCGAGACGCAGAAGTGGACGGTCAGCGGCGACGTGCGCATCGGCCTGTTCGCCGTGTGCGACATCGCGGCGG AGTCCGAACTGACCTTCAACTACAACCTGGACTGCCTGGGGAACGGGCGCACCACCTGCCGGTGCGGGGCGGAGAACTGCAGCGGCTTCCTGGGGGTGCAGCCCAAG agCGCGGTGGTGatagagaaggaggagaaggctCGTAACGCCCGGCTGAAGCCGAAGAAGCGCAAGGTGAAGCTGGAGAGCCGGCAGACCCACGACtacttctgcttctgctgcagCCAGGGCGGGGAGCTGGTCATGTGCGACAAGAAGGACTGCCCCAAGGCCTACCACCTGCTGTGTCTGAACCTGACCAAACCCCCCTACG GGCGCTGGGAGTGCCCGTGGCACCAGTGCAGCGTGTGCCAGCGCCCGGCCTCCGCGTTCTGCGAGTTCTGCCCCACGTCCTTCTGCCGCGACCACGACCTGGGCGCGCTGGTGCCCTCCGCCCTGGAGGGGCGCCTCTGCTGCCCCGGCCACGACCCCCTGAGCCCGCTGGACCCCGGGGCCGAGCTGGCCAAGGTCCGGGTCAAGGAGGAGCCCCTGGAGCCggaggagccggaggaggaggaggaggagggggcggccGAGTGA